The Terriglobales bacterium genomic interval GGGAAATCGCATTCCGGTCTGACGTGACAGGTTCTCGAGGAAGTGCTCGACCGCATGCTGGAGTCTCGCATCGTTAGCGCCGCTGATGGCAACACTGAACGACTGGTTAATGATGAATTGCCCGCTGCCGAGGGTCACATTAGCGGGCATGGGCATCAAGGGCGGCATAGTTTCTTGACCGGGAGCAGCGAGCGCAGTGAACATGAACCAGAGAGCTGACAACATATAAGCGATTCGCATGCGCGTTCCAATGATTGAAGGCAGAATGATCGATCGGAATCCGGAGCATAATGAAGATGCGGGGTGGTGAGCAAATTTTCGTGAGATCCAGAAGCGGAGGCGTTCCCCTTGGCTAAGTTCGTAATTTTCTTTAAGCCTGGCCCGGCCTGGATTCGGGGGAAATCGATCTTCGAACAGCCGCTAGACGAGCACGTCCGTTATCTGACGAAGGTGTACAAGAGCGGAAAGCTGGTCATGGCAGGACCATTTCATGACAGCTCGGGCGGAATGACGATTCTTGAGGTCGTGGATGAAGCCGAGGCGCGTCAGATCGCTCTCGAAGATCCGGTTGTACAGAGCGGAATTCTTACTGCGGAATGGAAGTCGTGGAGACCGTTGCCATGGGAAGAGTATGCGCGACGATGAAGGTCCTTCGCAACGACGGTCAGTCTGTCTGCAGGGCGCGCCGCAATATTTCGCGCGAGATATTCGCGCCGCTTACGATCAGAACAATGTTGTCGCCGCAACGATCAGCCAGCTTCGGAAGTGCCGCCGCCGGGACTGCGCCTGCCGGTTCGGCGACCACGTGCTCGTCAATCAGCAGGGCTGCGATTGCGTCGAGCATCTCTTGCTCGCTCACCAGCACCATGTCATCAACGATCGCCTGCAGCATTTTCACATTCGCCGGGTCGGGCATGCGCGTGGCCAATCCGTCCGCGATGGTGTCGCAGGTCTCGGTAGGCACAGGCCGGCCTTGCTTCCAGGATAGGTAATAGGAAGGAGCCAGCCCGGCTTGCACTCCAAAGATCCTTGTGCCGGGAGAGATCTGCTTGACCGCAGTCCCGATTCCACGAATCAGGGCCGTGTCGCCCACGGGCACGATGATCGAACTGACCTCAGGCAAATGCTCCAGAATTTCGCAGGCAATGGTCGCCGGTCCGGCCGGCAGGTCAGGATCGGTGGCGTCATTCAGAAAATAAGCCCCGTTTCTGCTGGCGTACTCGCCGGCCAACCTGAATCCGTCGACGATATCGCCCTTCTGCACCAGAGTCGCGCCGAGACCTGCGATGCGCGCACGCTTAATCGGATTATTCACCTCCGGCAGGAAGATTCTGGCCTTCACTCCGAGTAACTTCGCGGCATAGGCCACAGCCGCGCCGTGATTCCCGGTGCTATGGGCGACCACCTCCTCAATCTTTCGCTTCTTCAGGTTCAAAGCCAAGGTGTAAATTGCTCCCCGCACTTTGAAGGAAGCAGTGGGCAATTCCGTCTCCAGCTTTAAGTAGACTTTCTTTCGGGTGCCT includes:
- a CDS encoding threonine/serine dehydratase, producing the protein MNIKDHETIRPQLQEVEEAQKLLSQYLQPTRLVNAASLSRGTRKKVYLKLETELPTASFKVRGAIYTLALNLKKRKIEEVVAHSTGNHGAAVAYAAKLLGVKARIFLPEVNNPIKRARIAGLGATLVQKGDIVDGFRLAGEYASRNGAYFLNDATDPDLPAGPATIACEILEHLPEVSSIIVPVGDTALIRGIGTAVKQISPGTRIFGVQAGLAPSYYLSWKQGRPVPTETCDTIADGLATRMPDPANVKMLQAIVDDMVLVSEQEMLDAIAALLIDEHVVAEPAGAVPAAALPKLADRCGDNIVLIVSGANISREILRRALQTD
- a CDS encoding YciI family protein, whose translation is MAKFVIFFKPGPAWIRGKSIFEQPLDEHVRYLTKVYKSGKLVMAGPFHDSSGGMTILEVVDEAEARQIALEDPVVQSGILTAEWKSWRPLPWEEYARR